A section of the Streptomyces sp. CG1 genome encodes:
- a CDS encoding SDR family NAD(P)-dependent oxidoreductase: MTRLEGTVALVTGASSGIGHATALELAREGASVALVGRREDRLTDLGGEITDAGGKALVVPVDITDAQAAAEAVERTVEGLGRLDTLVNNAGLMLLGPAPSADLNDWRRMIDINLMGLMYTTHAAVPHLVKAATEEPRQVADIVNIGSLAGRGAFAMSAVYCATKFGVGAFSEALRQELARQHVRVSVVEPGSVDTELRAHNPAAIQQQLAAHMDGIERLQSQDIADTVGYIVTRPRHVAVAELLVRPTEQI, translated from the coding sequence ATGACTCGTCTTGAAGGAACCGTCGCCCTGGTCACCGGAGCATCCAGCGGCATCGGCCACGCCACCGCCCTGGAGCTCGCCCGCGAAGGCGCCTCCGTGGCCCTGGTCGGCCGACGCGAGGACCGCCTCACCGACCTCGGCGGGGAAATCACCGACGCTGGCGGAAAGGCCCTGGTCGTGCCCGTCGACATCACCGACGCCCAGGCCGCCGCCGAAGCGGTCGAGCGGACCGTCGAGGGCTTGGGCCGCTTGGACACCCTGGTCAACAACGCCGGCCTCATGCTGCTCGGGCCTGCCCCCAGCGCGGACCTGAACGACTGGCGGCGCATGATCGACATCAACCTCATGGGCCTGATGTACACCACCCACGCGGCCGTCCCCCACCTGGTCAAGGCCGCCACCGAGGAACCGCGACAGGTCGCCGACATCGTCAACATCGGCTCACTCGCCGGCCGCGGCGCCTTCGCCATGTCCGCCGTGTACTGCGCCACCAAGTTCGGCGTCGGCGCCTTCAGCGAGGCCCTGCGCCAGGAACTGGCACGCCAGCACGTCCGCGTCTCCGTTGTCGAACCGGGCAGCGTCGACACCGAACTGCGCGCCCACAACCCGGCAGCCATCCAGCAGCAGCTCGCTGCTCACATGGACGGCATCGAACGGCTGCAGAGCCAGGACATCGCCGACACCGTCGGCTACATCGTCACCCGTCCCCGCCACGTGGCCGTCGCCGAGCTGCTCGTACGCCCCACCGAGCAGATCTGA